The genomic interval CCGCCGCATTCGCCAGCACGTCGACGCGCCGGTGGCGCAGCGCGTCGATGCCCAGGATCACCGCGGGGCGCTCGGCCAGGCCCAGCACCGAGAACACCGGCAGCGCGCTGATCCGCACCTCTGTGGCCGCGAGCTGCCAGTCGCCGATCGCCAGTGCCGGCAGCGTGTGGAGCCAGGTCTCGACCACCTGCTCGGCGATACCGCGGGTGCCCGCGTCGCGGCGGCGCAGCCGGGCGTCGTCCTCGGTCACGCCCAGTGCGCGTGCGGCCGGCAGGTTCAGCACGGTCTGCGCGGCGCCGGTGTCGACGACGGCGGTCGCCTGGGCCTCGTGTGGGCCGTCGCGCAGTTGCGCCGGCACGAAGGCGAAGCGCTGTAGGCCGGCCGCGCGCTGCGGCAGCGCGTTGTCCAGGCAGGCCGCGCGCGGCAGGCTACCGGCCGGGGCGAGCACCAGCTCGCCTGCCGGCAGGTCGAAGCGCAGGTCGAAGCGCGCCATCAGATCGTTGCCCAAGATGCCTTCGACCGGCGGCGCGTCGCCCTCGGCGATCTGCGACAGATCCATCGCCAGCAGTTGCGCCTTCCATGCGAAATCGCCGGC from Luteimonas sp. S4-F44 carries:
- a CDS encoding aspartyl protease family protein; the encoded protein is MSLRVLLSACLLSLTLGAPCAAVASPPTSEDGAHRIAMDLVGKHPRVEVRIEGVERPLSFVVDTAAGASVVDLALAERFELLAATSREMTIQGAGGSAAATRVTALQALSAGDFAWKAQLLAMDLSQIAEGDAPPVEGILGNDLMARFDLRFDLPAGELVLAPAGSLPRAACLDNALPQRAAGLQRFAFVPAQLRDGPHEAQATAVVDTGAAQTVLNLPAARALGVTEDDARLRRRDAGTRGIAEQVVETWLHTLPALAIGDWQLAATEVRISALPVFSVLGLAERPAVILGIDALRHRRVDVLANAAGVCLGPATTANGR